ACCGGCTGGTGGCGCGGCTCGATCATCGGGGCTGATTTCGTCCGCGTTTGATAGGCTCGCTCCGGCCAGCTTGGTTTTTTGCCGGACTTCGCCTATATGCCCTCCATCCCATGGAGTGTGGATGTTTACTTCGTCTGAGTCCCGCTAAGGCCCCGACCTTCCTCTGAAGGCGGGGCGTGAAAACCTGAAACCCCGTGCCGCGTTCGCGTGGCTGCGGTTTTTGTTGTTGGCCGTCCAGAGTTTGCGCATCGCGCTTGCCGAAACCGGTTCCGGTTTCGGGCCGACGCGCCGGCCAGGTTTTCCGGGAATTTTCCAAATGAACGTATCGCGCTTGGAACAGCGCATCCTGCACCTGCTCGCGCGGGGCGGACGCATCGACGTCGAAAAAGACGACAACGGCAAGATCGAGCTCGCACATTGCATCACCCGCGAAGGGTGGCGCTATCCGGACTTCGATCTCACCCTGTTCAAGAAACTGAAAAGCAAAC
The genomic region above belongs to Mesorhizobium terrae and contains:
- a CDS encoding YjhX family toxin, with protein sequence MNVSRLEQRILHLLARGGRIDVEKDDNGKIELAHCITREGWRYPDFDLTLFKKLKSKRAVASSNGGPYRITREGLRLVRAQLDNR